In Arvicola amphibius chromosome 1, mArvAmp1.2, whole genome shotgun sequence, one DNA window encodes the following:
- the Eef2 gene encoding elongation factor 2, which translates to MVNFTVDQIRAIMDKKANIRNMSVIAHVDHGKSTLTDSLVCKAGIIASARAGETRFTDTRKDEQERCITIKSTAISLFYELSENDLNFIKQSKDGSGFLINLIDSPGHVDFSSEVTAALRVTDGALVVVDCVSGVCVQTETVLRQAIAERIKPVLMMNKMDRALLELQLEPEELYQTFQRIVENVNVIISTYGEGESGPMGNIMIDPVLGTVGFGSGLHGWAFTLKQFAEMYVAKFAAKGEGQLGPAERAKKVEDMMKKLWGDRYFDPANGKFSKSANSPDGKKLPRTFCQLILDPIFKVFDAIMNFRKEETAKLIEKLDIKLDSEDKDKEGKPLLKAVMRRWLPAGDALLQMITIHLPSPVTAQKYRCELLYEGPPDDEAAMGIKSCDPKGPLMMYISKMVPTSDKGRFYAFGRVFSGVVSTGLKVRIMGPNYTPGKKEDLYLKPIQRTILMMGRYVEPIEDVPCGNIVGLVGVDQFLVKTGTITTFEQAHNMRVMKFSVSPVVRVAVEAKNPADLPKLVEGLKRLAKSDPMVQCIIEESGEHIIAGAGELHLEICLKDLEEDHACIPIKKSDPVVSYRETVSEESNVLCLSKSPNKHNRLYMKARPFPDGLAEDIDKGEVSARQELKARARYLAEKYEWDVAEARKIWCFGPDGTGPNILTDITKGVQYLNEIKDSVVAGFQWATKEGALCEENMRGVRFDVHDVTLHADAIHRGGGQIIPTARRCLYASVLTAQPRLMEPIYLVEIQCPEQVVGGIYGVLNRKRGHVFEESQVAGTPMFVVKAYLPVNESFGFTADLRSNTGGQAFPQCVFDHWQILPGDPFDNSSRPCQVVAETRKRKGLKEGIPALDNFLDKL; encoded by the exons ATG GTGAACTTCACGGTAGACCAGATCCGTGCCATCATGGACAAGAAAGCCAACATCCGGAACATGTCTGTCATCGCCCACGTGGACCACGGCAAGTCCACGCTGACGGACTCCCTCGTGTGCAAGGCCGGCATCATTGCCTCTGCGCGAGCCGGGGAGACCCGCTTCACCGACACCCGCAAGGACGAGCAGGAGCGCTGTATCACCATCAAGTCCAC CGCCATCTCCCTCTTCTATGAGCTGTCTGAGAACGACCTGAACTTCATCAAGCAGAGCAAGGACGGCTCCGGCTTCCTCATCAACCTCATCGACTCCCCAGGCCACGTCGACTTCTCCTCGGAGGTGACAGCTGCCCTGCGTGTCACCGATGGAGCTCTGGTGGTGGTGGACTGCGTGTCTG GCGTCTGCGTGCAGACCGAGACGGTGCTACGGCAGGCCATTGCAGAGCGCATCAAGCCTGTGCTGATGATGAATAAGATGGACCGTGCTCTGCTTGAGCTGCAGTTGGAGCCTGAGGAGCTGTACCAGACCTTCCAGCGCATCGTGGAGAATGTTAACGTCATCATCTCCACCTACGGCGAGGGCGAGAGTGGGCCCATGGGCAATATCATG ATTGACCCCGTCCTGGGTACCGTGGGCTTTGGCTCCGGCCTGCATGGCTGGGCCTTCACTTTGAAGCAGTTCGCAGAGATGTATGTAGCCAAATTTGCAGCCAAGGGTGAAGGCCAACTGGGGCCAGCTGAACGGGCCAAGAAAGTGGAGGATATGATGAAGAAACTTTGGGGAGACAG GTATTTTGATCCAGCCAATGGCAAGTTCAGCAAGTCGGCAAACAGCCCTGATGGGAAGAAGCTGCCCCGCACCTTTTGCCAGCTCATCCTGGACCCAATCTTTAAG GTGTTCGATGCCATCATGAACTTCAGAAAGGAGGAGACGGCCAAGCTGATCGAGAAGCTGGACATCAAGCTGGACAGCGAGGACAAGGACAAGGAGGGCAAGCCGCTGCTCAAAGCTGTGATGCGGCGCTGGCTGCCTGCAGGGGACGCCCTGCTGCAGATGATCACCATCCACCTGCCGTCCCCCGTCACTGCACAGAAGTACCGCTGTGAGCTGCTCTACGAGGGGCCGCCTGATGATGAGGCCGCCATGG GCATTAAAAGCTGCGACCCCAAGGGCCCTCTCATGATGTACATTTCCAAGATGGTGCCGACCTCCGACAAAGGCCGCTTCTATGCCTTTGGTAGAGTGTTCTCCGGGGTGGTGTCAACGGGACTCAAGGTCCGCATCATGGGCCCCAACTatacacctgggaagaaggaggacCTGTACTTAAAGCCCATCCAGAG AACCATCCTGATGATGGGGCGGTATGTGGAGCCCATCGAGGACGTGCCCTGTGGGAACATTGTGGGGCTGGTCGGTGTGGACCAGTTCCTGGTGAAGACTGGGACCATCACCACCTTTGAGCAGGCGCACAACATGCGTGTGATGAAGTTCAGCGTCAGCCCTGTCGTCAGAGTGGCCGTGGAGGCCAAGAACCCTGCCGACCTGCCCAAGCTGGTCGAGGGGCTGAAGCGGCTCGCCAAGTCTGATCCCATGGTGCAG TGCATCATCGAGGAGTCTGGGGAGCACATTATTGCCGGAGCAGGGGAGTTGCACCTGGAGATCTGCCTCAAGGACTTGGAAGAAGACCATGCCTGCATCCCCATCAAG AAATCTGACCCCGTTGTCTCATACCGGGAGACGGTGAGCGAGGAGTCCAATGTGCTGTGCCTGTCCAAGTCCCCCAACAAGCACAACCGGCTGTACATGAAGGCCCGGCCCTTCCCAGATGGCCTGGCTGAGGACATCGACAAGGGGGAAGTCTCTGCTCGCCAGGAGCTCAAGGCTCGGGCACGCTACCTGGCTGAGAAGTATGAGTGGGATGTTGCCGAAGCCCGCAAGATCTGGTGCTTCGGGCCTGACGGCACCGGCCCCAACATCCTGACAGACATCACCAAGGGTGTGCAGTACCTGAATGAGATCAAGGACAGCGTGGTGGCTGGGTTCCAGTGGGCCACGAAGGAG gGCGCTCTCTGTGAGGAGAACATGCGTGGTGTGCGATTTGATGTTCATGACGTGACTCTGCACGCTGATGCCATCCACCGAGGTGGTGGCCAGATCATCCCCACAGCCCGGCGCTGCCTCTATGCTAGTGTGTTGACCGCACAGCCCCGCCTCATGGAGCCTATCTATCTTGTGGAGATCCAG TGTCCTGAGCAAGTTGTGGGTGGCATCTATGGTGTCCTGAACAGGAAGCGTGGTCATGTGTTTGAGGAGTCCCAGGTGGCTGGTACCCCCATGTTTGTGGTCAAGGCCTACTTGCCTGTCAATGAGTCCTTTG GTTTCACAGCCGATTTGCGCTCCAACACGGGTGGCCAGGCCTTCCCCCAGTGTGTGTTCGACCACTGGCAGATCCTGCCTGGGGACCCCTTTGACAACAGCAGCCGCCCCTGCCAAGTAGTTGCTGAGACCCGCAAGCGTAAAGGCCTAAAGGAGGGCATCCCGGCGCTGGACAACTTCCTGGACAAACTGTAA